A window of the Mucilaginibacter sp. cycad4 genome harbors these coding sequences:
- a CDS encoding deoxyribonuclease II family protein, which produces MKISALDENGAPVDWWFIYKVPQLDGGVGNDKATGYEYVYYDSTIDANTDPRKRTITKSLNVLNGDKGALNLTMDSVFKNFKSPAPSTGWVLYNDEMPESVNKHDDGTKGHTKGVLAFDTESKTAFWLLHSWPKFADPGAIKDPTPKYGQTYLCISLDLDTANLIAKQMLNHQEPQIYLHNIANLPTTADLHSLTQPLASHPVALGDFIDLKSIGGMPFKVIAKNREWNKDFWNELVGPILKDDLDIETWIRGPIPPIADSDGIHKTFDIKYINLGFMGAHWAWPETHDHAKWGVTLHTPWVCVGDINRMISQRRRGGCTIAFQNQTLWSGLSKTSLLLAPPGHNRTEAHVLIQKTHHLHAEAPLRDMDVGK; this is translated from the coding sequence ATGAAAATTTCTGCGCTTGATGAGAATGGCGCGCCAGTTGACTGGTGGTTTATCTACAAAGTTCCGCAACTTGACGGAGGTGTGGGTAATGACAAAGCTACAGGGTACGAATATGTTTATTACGACTCCACTATCGATGCCAATACTGATCCCCGAAAAAGAACAATTACCAAATCACTCAATGTTTTGAATGGCGACAAAGGGGCACTTAATCTTACGATGGATTCTGTGTTCAAAAACTTCAAATCACCTGCCCCAAGTACCGGATGGGTTCTTTATAATGACGAGATGCCCGAAAGTGTCAATAAACATGATGATGGAACCAAAGGGCATACTAAGGGGGTGCTGGCATTTGATACCGAATCTAAAACTGCATTTTGGTTACTTCACTCATGGCCAAAGTTTGCAGATCCTGGTGCTATCAAAGATCCTACGCCCAAATACGGGCAAACCTACCTGTGTATTTCATTGGATTTAGATACCGCTAATCTTATTGCCAAACAAATGCTGAACCATCAGGAGCCGCAGATCTATCTCCATAATATCGCCAACCTGCCCACAACAGCCGATCTGCATTCGCTGACACAGCCTTTGGCGAGCCATCCGGTTGCCCTGGGTGACTTTATCGACTTAAAGTCTATTGGGGGTATGCCTTTCAAAGTCATAGCCAAGAACCGGGAATGGAATAAAGATTTTTGGAACGAATTGGTAGGGCCCATCCTAAAAGATGATTTAGACATTGAAACATGGATTCGCGGTCCTATTCCACCTATTGCCGATAGCGATGGCATTCATAAAACTTTCGATATCAAATACATCAACTTAGGTTTCATGGGGGCGCACTGGGCCTGGCCCGAAACACATGATCATGCCAAATGGGGAGTTACATTACATACCCCCTGGGTTTGTGTGGGCGATATTAACCGCATGATTTCGCAAAGGAGACGTGGCGGTTGCACTATCGCTTTTCAAAATCAAACTTTGTGGTCGGGCTTGTCCAAAACAAGTTTGCTTTTAGCACCTCCGGGCCATAACAGGACCGAAGCCCATGTGCTGATCCAAAAAACGCACCATCTTCATGCTGAGGCGCCTTTGAGGGACATGGATGTGGGCAAATAA
- a CDS encoding C1 family peptidase, whose product MKRFLMLSVLTLWGLNVYSQNKIDFSGWAPSNLDQYKGTCYAYATTYTALTIKLAIKINLSSAQDINENAFSPAFTASRLQQHKSFLKRIFTSCSVGGNIEKAAEILKNEGAVPVKNFRRHTNTTETELSNAAGSTADKSLPISSCCYAVQPAELADAAAYRIQGFECIIDTNTSRENTSTIVEILKKYLKVKEPVICAIRQTSKLRSNTDLIYHIESDVDANNNYKTSNHAICIVGFNDEINGGSVLIKNNYKTFGSNGLAWINYEDFKKYLSYAIVLKAFNADTFPMPLKYDKAELF is encoded by the coding sequence ATGAAAAGATTTTTAATGCTGTCTGTGTTAACGTTATGGGGTTTAAACGTTTACAGTCAAAACAAGATAGATTTTTCCGGTTGGGCGCCATCGAATCTCGATCAATACAAAGGTACCTGTTATGCCTATGCCACTACTTATACAGCCCTCACAATTAAGCTTGCTATTAAAATAAACTTAAGCTCAGCACAGGACATTAATGAAAATGCTTTTTCGCCCGCATTTACCGCTTCAAGGTTACAACAACATAAATCTTTTTTAAAAAGGATTTTTACTTCATGCAGCGTCGGCGGAAATATAGAAAAAGCGGCAGAGATACTGAAAAACGAGGGTGCCGTCCCCGTCAAAAATTTCCGAAGGCATACAAATACAACTGAAACAGAGCTGAGCAACGCCGCAGGTTCAACTGCTGATAAATCACTACCTATCAGCAGTTGCTGTTATGCAGTTCAACCTGCTGAGTTGGCCGATGCTGCCGCATACAGGATCCAAGGATTTGAATGTATTATCGACACCAATACTTCCAGGGAAAATACCAGCACGATTGTTGAAATATTGAAAAAATATCTTAAAGTGAAGGAACCTGTTATTTGTGCCATAAGGCAAACCTCAAAGTTGAGGAGCAATACAGATCTCATCTACCACATCGAGAGCGACGTTGATGCCAATAATAATTATAAAACATCTAATCATGCAATCTGCATAGTAGGGTTTAATGATGAGATTAACGGCGGCTCTGTTTTAATTAAAAACAATTATAAAACTTTTGGCAGCAATGGTTTGGCATGGATCAATTATGAGGACTTCAAAAAGTATCTCAGTTATGCCATCGTATTGAAAGCTTTCAACGCTGATACCTTTCCGATGCCATTGAAATATGATAAAGCAGAATTATTCTGA